The stretch of DNA catagtacgccacatccggttgcatatgAAAAAGGGTCGCAAAGATATTCCCTTTAATTTGACAGGTGTAGGAGAgtaatcctacatttcattgcagaaAAACATTTCTGAGTGATAAACACATATCTTAGATATTTCAAgacaccatattttttttatttggtgtttctatagaatatttagAAAACTTGAGGtaacatggttactaaagcttgtacacaagGAAAAAATGAACTTTGATTGGCCTACTCCTAGTGatagttattttcttatatatatgcaataaaatgttttgtaaaatattatctgtaatactggacaggataaaactttactgaTGTCtagtatttattatttgaaataaagatgaattctgggcaattttttgaaaagtgtattgtttgtttttgttataaattaattttatgttatcCAAGCTACTATGTATAtcatacttttttgtattttaaataagtGGCGTTGCCTGTTCTGACTTTGtacagaatttttatttttttgtatttatctataattaataTTACAGATGCAGAAAGTAGGAGTGTAAGATCTTATTAAAACATAGCTAAGTCCCGTCAAATGTTGATGTACTTGTCCAAAGCAAAGAACCTATTCCGCATTCGTTGAATGACATAACTTAGTGGTTTGTATTATTTGGAGAATTGGATGTTGATGGATAATTTTTGATTTCCTTTGTAAAACTTCTTTAGAACTTTTATAGATCTTGGTACAATTGTGAGCATGCTATAGACATCTGTATATTATTGAGGACCCAATCTATTTATTCCTATCAATatggttttttaaatttttgtctttGTGTTTCTGTCTCAATGATTTCTACCCCACTTCTTTATTTATTCATACCTAAATGAAATAAAGTTGTTGAGGTATTCTAAGTtaaagttaatataaaaatagatgtaTTTGTCAAAGGTTATGAAATGATACTTAGTTAGTCGTTGTGAAATCTATTGTAAGTAAAGCTATAAGATACCCACATGATTGGAGCAAGATATAAATAAAACCGTTCGCGTGTTACATTGAccctccctctggtatcttttgcccctcttttacatAGTTTGCCATCTTGGTGTGTTGTTTtattaataataagaaaaataaaatatagaaccTGATTCAACGATATCCTAGCATCGTAGCCTTAATCCCCAAACAAACGGAAAAAGCTAAAGTTATTTTGGGCTTTTTAACTTTAGGTATTCTTGCGCAGGTGGGACGATTTTGACAGAAATgattatcacagtgttgtttccCTTGTATTTATGTTGACTAAAGTTTTGATTATCGAGAAAATGTACTATGTTCGGTATGTACCGTCAACGACAGAAACTTTTTTTGCTGACGTCTTTATCAAATTTACTGTCTATTACACCTATTTTATTGACGTCTTTGTGTAATTTATTTGAATGTTTGACTTTTTAGTCAGTTGTGTTTATAGCTATGATGTATGTTTAacattgaatttttatatatgtatatatatataaaactgtttCCAATTTTTTGCACATACGTTACATTCTTATTGCTTACACAGAGAAAAAATTATACCAAACAGTACATTCtacatgacataaaaaaacaccaaacgaCACACTATAATTAACAGATTACCTTTAGTTTAAATAGACATTTGGTAAATCATACTGTGTCGGTCATTGATTTTGATAGTTGCCTTGCTCGACGTTGTTAATTCATTTATACTATAATTCTGTTGGTTGATATGAAATGTTGCAAATAGGAAAAGAATGCAAGTACAAAATAATAAGAAATTCATTTAAGGTATAAAATTTtcaatactttttattttaactgtAGACAAAGACAAACATTTGAACATAAACTAAATACAGTCAGGTATGAACACGCAACTGTGCATGTTGTATTTAAAAGGAACTAAAGTTGGAAATCTATACAATAAAAAAACTGTCCACTTAGTTTTTACTGTCTGAAACCTACTGTTCGCAAGATTTCCTGTTAGTTGCAATGTCATATTTACGTCCAAAAATTACGACAACATGTAATATGAATTTCATGTTTTGGAAGCGTTTTACTAGATTTACCTCACCAGGAACGCTTATTAGActaagccaaatatttgaaaaccactgatttataagaaccgaaacaatggaagagctatatgacaaaaaatgaCCTTATAAAATAGCCAAATCAATCTAAGGCCAACTTTGCCCAAGGGAGTCGAAATCttaggtttttttaatttcaaaatctataaacagacaattttagaaagGGTTGTAATAAAAATGCACTTTCATGCACATGGtgtaacaaaaaaactaaaaaaaaaaactaaaaaaaaactggATATCAAATGGTCACATGTTGGATCCCCCGACGGGTCAGATTGAAGGCTTATTTATTGTGATTTACTGTTTCTCATCTTAGAGCGTAACATTTAGCTATTTTTGTCTTTGTCAGTCAAGTAGGGTCCATTTTCGTATGTCCATATCACATTTAAATCTTCTCATCCTAAGTATGCATTTCATTTGCATCTGAACGTACAAATAAAACCGCCATCGATCATCATCGTCATTAACTATTACTCGATTGATAATGACTTCTAATGTTTGTGTTTATAATCcttgtttaataatttcatcATATCATATTTCATATGTAACTTAAAGATGGATATGATTCTAAAACATGAGATGTACCGCTATTCATATCGTCACTTAGAAACCTGGCAAATTTCACCCCTCCTGATGGCGGATATGAACGGTTTTCATAAGAAACTATACTGCCTCGGATTTCGTCAGgataaaatataacagaaaatgtTTGTCTCATTTGGCTAAGGACAAAATAGCAAAACATATGTTCATCACAGCATGGGACGATCTACATTTTGTCTTCCGAActtaaaagattattttttaagaACGGTATGTGTTTGGCGATTTGTTAGTAGGTGTACATATGTTTTCATGGACCAATCATTCGGATTGTGTCAATAAGTATTCTTATGTTTATGAGGCGAAAGCGAGTTGTTTTGTATCTTCTTTGTGTTTAACAATCATTCTAACCGCAGACATTCAACACTGTCAGACACTCAGACGTCAAAAATCCAACTGATGATTTCCGAATAATACGTCCTCAAACGAAAGAGCAGTTCAAggtcaaaacaaaaattatctaCAAGATGAAAGAGACCAAAAGTCTACTAACAGAAACGTAAGACAACAATAAAAACACAGCGGATGCAATGAGGAACATTGATGAAGGTTTGAACATTCTTGCTCATCGACAAACAAATCATATGGGTCACGGATCAGTCTGAAACGGATGGAAAACAGTTACCGAGTATGGAACGCACAGTCTAGCAGATGATTCTGATGACGATAAACACAGAATATCAGTAAAAACAACGCGTCGAGGAAAGAAAGAACGAAACAAAATATTCAGACACGTACAACTCCTCACAGTGACCCATAATCTACTCTATTAAGCTCAGTCAATCAACATATTACAGTTATCATTCCAGTGGTAAATCGACACGGAAATTGTCGTGTGGTTTATCGAGACATTTAAGGTCAGACCATTATAAACAGGGTTGGTAATTGCAGAAAGAAAAGTCTGATAAGATAATTACTAAATTATTTACTAATGATTTATCTCTTAACGTTTGTAAAGAAAACGTTATAGCTTTAtgtcatttacctgtaagaagtTCAGTTCATTATCGGTGAAAAATTATATGCGCTAATGAGTTAGTTATTGAAATCATAGTACATGGATATATAATATCTTTTCAAATTAAGATTTGATTAAGATTGTAGACACATTAATCCATATCTTCACAAATTcagatttaaatatttaaagatgcTAGCGTAGCcagtcaaatgttttttttaagaagcGAGATCACTTGTTAATGAAAGATGTAGAAGTGAGTGATTGCTCTATGTTTCTTTTCTGAAACTTCTAGAATAATTCTAATCCCATTTTGACATGATTACCCCGtagttttttgtaaattcatataCCAATCTATCATTTGATTTGGATATTTAGAACCTGTGTGAAAATGTCAATCCGTGGAAAGTCGCATTAAGATATGTCAAATAATGTGCCTCTCCTTTCGTGGATCTTAAGGAGCTTCTGCGTGTTGTGACGATTTAGTTACGAATTCTTGCGATCGACTCCGAGTTGGCAATCCGTATGTTCTCGGAAGTTATATCCGTGCATGAAAAGCGGGTAGTATTccaatattactagtatgtttgAAGTTTCATAATCAAATAGTCATATTAATCATTCTGATTTTTTTACGACATTCCAAGaggttaaaaatatttaattattgtaCAATTGCTAAAGTGACGGTAGTGCTTTATTCACAACAAAAGAATTTAACATCATTAAGTGCAGTATCGTCGGCTCCTCCTCCTTGGTAAGATTGGATTTTGGTTTGAATCCCACATATTGCACTGTTATCTGGACATGCGTCACTCCATTCACCATAAGTACCATATGGTCCATATCCAGGAGTATAGCTCAGGTCGGAGTCGCTGCCACCATCTTTAAAAAACCTGCATTTAAATTTGACGTAATTGGCACCTGTGTTATCACTTTCAccctaaaaaaattaaaaaaataataagctaGTTATGATTTAAAGCTGATTTTTATtaacaacaaaaacacatatCGATGAATCCATCCTGTAAAATGAAGTATCGAAGGTACTAAATATAAATATCAGAagatgtatgagtgccaatgagacaactatctccCAGTGTTCAAATGACGAAGCTATAAGCAATTAGACAGTAGGGTCTGTTTAATACACTGAAAATCGTGGTTTTTCCTGATTGAActgttttacacttgtaattttggggcccttttaagcttgctgttcggtaggAGCCGAGGCTTTACTTTGGAATTAGATGGTCACAAGTTTTAGGGTACAGAAATtggtaattttcataaaaaaatactgCTTACTGAAAGGCCTCGACTTACTTTCTGGCACATTGATAATCTACCTAACAGTGACGAAATAAGCTAGACTATTGTTAGATCCATACGAATTTGATGCTATGATGACCGAGACTAAGTGCAAAAATACTTTATTTTCCAATCCTTCAAATTTATCGATTAATActaatcattttcaaattatatagACAATTCCCCAAGCTATATAGTTCATTGCACCCCTCTACAACCCCTGAGGAAATCTTTGGACCCAAATTTCTAGACAATTTGGACCCAAATTTCTAgacaatttgaaattaaatttattattCAATTAATAATATTACAATGCTATCTGAATCAGTTGTATAAATCTTTGATAAGCAACACATATTCATGATTTTATAAAGTAGGCAatagatgaaaataaattatcaatcagGAATGCTATCATCACACTACCCCCTATTGCACCCCTTGCATATCAGACAGTTGTATCATCACGAAGAAGTGGAAAATACCTACGGAAGATTTAGAAGGCCTTGTAGCAGCACTTCCGAACATATTATTTAAAACTGAcgtataaaggcaacagtagtataacgctgttacAATTCTTCTATGGTGATATTTTCACAGCAAATATTTTCGATCTTTCTCATGTTGcctttattgaaaaaaatcacaattccTAATTAAAACAAACAAGATCTAAAATCAAACACACTTTTGTATTTTCATTAGATACATTTTTTACcattaaaatgattattttggaaGCTTTAGATCTCATTATACTATTGAAAAAAATTGATTTTGGAAATTTATCAAACAATTTATATCCTGCTGTAGTCGCTCCCATGAAAATAAgggcaaaaaatataaattcatattGATATGTTACAGACATGTcgtaataaacattttttttaacgtaaATCAAAATTAGCCAACTACACGTGCTGAGTAAAATTCCTCAGTAAAAATTATACTGCAATCGAAGGTATTcttaattcaatttattttattctcTCAATGGAACATGATTATAAATTGCTAGATACTTACCAATTTCAAGATAAAAGCGTTCAatttaatgagaaaaaaatacttcTTGAAATTCTTATCATTTATCACTTTTAatgtttcaaaatatcaatttcgttAAATTGTATTTGTCGATTTGCATAAAATTTATGAGACTAATGGTCTATAATTGAAGGTAAAACAAATGCAGGAAAAAAATGTAAGAAAGTGGATGAGGACATAAATGGATACAAATCCAACCCAAAAGAAATACCCTTGacatggtcatatttataaatcaactgttaaaTTGAGTTTACAAAACTTAATATGTTCAAAAAGCTAAGAATTTTCTACATCACGAATAGATTACATCAGCAGCATTTCACAAAAACTTTCGAATTTTGGGTCCTTTTCGTActtgatttgaaatttgaatttttcgattTGAACGTTACTTATGATTCTTTGGTAGATGGATTACGCTTCTGGCTGTCAATATATTCA from Mytilus galloprovincialis chromosome 2, xbMytGall1.hap1.1, whole genome shotgun sequence encodes:
- the LOC143063773 gene encoding vitelline membrane outer layer protein 1 homolog isoform X2 gives rise to the protein MKIEPPHADSSELNAIEIICGSRGGVRCGDTASSGQQVWGVWTVEALCPAKTLMVAFSLQVHQYNGESDNTGANYVKFKCRFFKDGGSDSDLSYTPGYGPYGTYGEWSDACPDNSAICGIQTKIQSYQGGGADDTALNDVKFFCCE